A stretch of Hoplias malabaricus isolate fHopMal1 chromosome 10, fHopMal1.hap1, whole genome shotgun sequence DNA encodes these proteins:
- the gpd1l gene encoding glycerol-3-phosphate dehydrogenase 1-like protein, producing MAVPLKVCIVGSGNWGSAIARIIGNNAQKLQRFATTVKMWVYEENVNGRKLTDIINTDHENIKYLPGYKLPENVVAVPQLKDAAEGADLLVFVVPHQFIRKLCDEMAGCVSHKARGITLIKGVDEGPEGLKLISDIIREKMGIDVSVLMGANIANEVAAEKFCETTIGSKVLENGLLFKELLQTPNFRITVVDDADTVELCGALKNIVAVGAGFCDGLHCGDNTKAAVIRLGLMEMIAFAKLFSKNGSVSSATFLESCGVADLITTCYGGRNRRVAEAFVTTGKSIEDLENEMLNGQKLQGPLTSAEVYHILKQKGLVEKFPLFTAVYQICFEGKPVQDMISCMQSHPEHL from the exons ATGGCTGTACCGTTGAAAGTGTGCATCGTAGGGTCAGGAAACTG GGGCTCTGCCATTGCAAGGATCATTGGCAACAATGCACAGAAACTGCAGCGCTTTGCCACCACAGTCAAGATGTGGGTGTATGAGGAAAATGTAAATGGAAGGAAGCTTACTGACATCATTAATACAGACCATGAAAACATCAAATACCTCCCAGGTTACAAACTTCCAGAAAATGTG GTTGCAGTGCCTCAGCTGAAAGACGCCGCTGAAGGAGCAGACTTGCTGGTCTTTGTGGTGCCTCATCAGTTTATCAGAAAGCTGTGTGATGAGATGGCAGGCTGTGTTTCTCATAAGGCTCGTGGAATTACTCTCATTAAA GGTGTTGATGAAGGACCAGAGGGGTTGAAACTCATCTCTGATATCATCAGGGAGAAGATGGGCATTGATGTCAGTGTTCTAATGGGGGCCAATATTGCCAATGAAGTAGCAGCTGAAAAGTTCTGTGAAACCACTATTG GGAGCAAGGTGTTGGAGAATGGACTACTTTTCAAAGAGCTTCTTCAGACACCCAACTTCCGCATCACTGTTGTGGATGATGCTGACACGGTAGAGCTGTGTGGAGCCTTGAAA AATATAGTGGCAGTGGGTGCTGGTTTCTGTGATGGCCTTCATTGTGGAGACAATACCAAAGCGGCTGTGATCAGACTGGGGCTGATGGAGATGATAGCTTTTGCTAAGCTCTTCAGTAAAAATGGTTCAGTGTCCTCTGCCACTTTTTTGGAAAGTTGTGGAGTAGCTGACCTCATCACCACTTGCTATGGTGGACGCAACCGTCGCGTGGCAGAGGCCTTTGTTACCACTGGCAAG AGTATCGAAGATCTGGAGAATGAGATGCTGAATGGTCAGAAGTTACAAGGACCCCTAACCTCTGCTGAAGTTTACCATATTCTCAAGCAGAAGGGTCTAGTGGAAAA GTTCCCCTTGTTCACTGCAGTTTATCAGATCTGCTTTGAGGGAAAGCCAGTTCAGGACATGATCTCCTGCATGCAGAGCCATCCAGAACACCTCTAA
- the kiaa1143 gene encoding uncharacterized protein KIAA1143 homolog: protein MNKKGNVSWVKPSEPSFLRKFKNDVGYKEGPTVETKKQQMPTGDEDSGESDKEDEMPQIVVLNKGDLSAEEVKNIKQDTKDSQKDEEASADGKIIFKKPVKRSSDKFEGITASSSKKNKIENKETKKETKSGVKVKNRSLLSFGGDDDEEED from the exons atgaataaaaaaggaaaCGTATCGTGGGTGAAACCGTCTGAGCCCTCATTTCTGCGGAAATTCAAAAACGACGTCGGTTATAAAGAGGGACCCACCGTTGAAACAAAG AAACAACAGATGCCGACAGGAGACGAGGACAGCGGGGAGAGTGACAAAGAGGATGAAATGCCACAAATTGTGGTTCTAAATAAAGGAGACCTGAGTGCCGAAGAGGTGAAGAATATCAAACAAGACACTAAAGATTCCCAGAAag ATGAGGAAGCTTCTGCTGATGGGAAAATCATATTTAAGAAACCTGTTAAACGCTCCTCTGATAAGTTTGAAGGTATTACAGCTAGCTCCAGCAAGAAGAACAAGATTGAGAATAAGGAAACAAAGAAGGAAACAAAATCTGGAGTGAAAGTGAAGAACAGAAGCCTACTGTCCtttggtggtgatgatgatgaggaggaagaCTGA
- the tmem42a gene encoding transmembrane protein 42a: protein MLGGGVYAVLSGFLGAAASCCGKLSLSERGVSAVCERALSSTLYTNIYTTETHSTAVCEWLHIPLRVVCGLLLFVCNAVMWTFFAKALRLSSSSAQATVTSTASNFISSAFLGYLIFGESHDMLWWTGITLTLLGLFILHGLSSQDRLLNAKKEE from the exons ATGCTGGGTGGGGGGGTGTACGCGGTGCTGAGTGGTTTTCTTGGAGCCGCTGCGTCCTGCTGCGGCAAACTGTCTCTGAGCGAGAGAGGCGTGAgtgcagtgtgtgagagagcgctCAGCTCCACTCTCTACACCAACATCTACACCACTGAGACACACTCCACTGCTGTCTGCGAATGG CTCCATATTCCCCTGAGAGTGGTGTGTGGACTCCTCCTCTTTGTCTGCAATGCTGTAATGTGGACTTTCTTTGCCAAAGCTTTGAGACTCTCCTCGTCCTCTGCTCAGGCCACAGTGACCTCAACTGCTTCTAACTTCATCTCTTCT GCATTTCTTGGATACTTGATCTTTGGGGAAAGCCATGACATGCTCTGGTGGACTGGCATCACCTTAACTTTACTGGGGCTCTTTATATTGCATGGATTGTCCTCTCAGGACCGACTGTTGAATGCAAAAAAGGAAGAATGA